One segment of Bacteroides caecimuris DNA contains the following:
- a CDS encoding DUF6250 domain-containing protein has product MKKLFILLFLFITLGTNAQNNKVSGLNARQFHKYWKVESESPDYKVTFQGDTAEILSPKGLTLWRKEKMSGRVTIEYDACVVVEKEGDRLSDLNCFWMASDPKHPDNIWKREKWRSGIFLNCYSLQLYYMGYGGNYNSTTRFRRYDGNEAGITDPKVRPAILKEYTDTEHLLKANHWYHIKITNENNRVSYYIDGKRLVDFRDAEPLTEGWFGFRTTLSRTRITNFRYECLPSQTSTVPLHWIGNTPEQDKAVSFGVPFDEGYLFPETSLRLKTDRNQEIPVDTWPLAYWPDGSVKWSGVAGVIPAGTERLTLEKAPRKAKTINKQPNASIAITETPENIQIETGLISVFIPRRGDSLIDSLLYKGTKVGEKARLICNTQSEPIQENTSQISFTHYIGEIKSVTIERLGAVRALVKLEGIHRNRKNNREWLPFVVRLYFYGGSEQIKMVHSFVYDGDQEKDFIRSLGIRFDVPMREALYNRHIAFSCADGGVWSEPVQPLVGRRILTLNKADNLNKTDNKKNSNKKKDAQQKPTDESSLQEQQMEGKRIPPYESFDEKNRSLLDNWASWNDYRLSQLTADAFSIRKRANNDNPWIGTFSGTRSDGYTFVGDITGGLGLCMHDFWQSYPSSIEISDARTPVATLTAWLWSPESEPMDLRHYDRIAHDLNASYEDVQEGMSTPYGIARTTTFTLIPQSGYTGKKAFADYAKQFSSPSLLMPTPNYLHARQAFGIWSLPDRTTPFRTRVEDRLDAYIDFYQKAIEQNKWYGFWNYGDVMHAYDPVRHTWRYDVGGFAWDNTELASNMWLWYNFLRTGRMDIWRMAEAMTRHTGEVDVYHIGPNAGLGSRHNVSHWGCGAKEARISQAAWNRFYYYLTTDERCGDLMTEVKDADHKLYELDPMRLAQPRSEYPCTAPARLRIGPDWLAYAGNWMTEWERTGNTAYRDKIKAGMKSIAALPNRLFTGPKALGFDPSTGIITTECDPKLETTNHLMTIMGGFEIANEMMRMIDIPEWKDAWLDHAARYKKKAWELSHSRFRVSRLMAYAAYHLRNTQMAEEAWKDLFTRLEHTPAPPFRITTILPPEVPSPLDECTSISTNDAALWSLDAIYMQEVIPIDN; this is encoded by the coding sequence TGAATATGATGCATGTGTAGTTGTAGAAAAAGAAGGAGACCGTTTGAGTGACCTGAATTGCTTTTGGATGGCTTCGGACCCAAAACATCCTGATAATATATGGAAACGTGAGAAGTGGCGTAGCGGAATCTTTCTGAATTGTTATTCTTTGCAACTCTATTACATGGGATATGGTGGAAATTATAACTCTACTACACGCTTCCGTCGTTATGACGGCAATGAAGCAGGAATCACAGATCCCAAAGTACGCCCTGCCATACTGAAAGAATATACAGATACCGAACATTTGCTAAAAGCGAATCACTGGTATCACATTAAGATAACAAATGAAAATAATAGAGTTAGTTATTACATAGACGGCAAGAGACTGGTGGACTTCCGCGATGCCGAACCTCTGACAGAAGGATGGTTCGGCTTTCGCACCACCTTATCCCGTACCCGTATTACAAACTTCCGCTACGAATGTTTGCCATCCCAAACGTCTACTGTTCCTTTACATTGGATCGGCAATACGCCTGAACAAGACAAAGCTGTAAGTTTCGGAGTTCCTTTTGATGAAGGCTACCTATTTCCTGAAACTTCATTGCGACTAAAAACAGATAGAAATCAAGAGATTCCGGTAGATACTTGGCCATTGGCTTACTGGCCGGATGGTTCCGTGAAATGGAGCGGAGTTGCCGGAGTCATTCCTGCCGGAACAGAAAGACTGACATTAGAAAAAGCCCCCCGGAAAGCAAAAACTATCAATAAACAGCCTAATGCTTCTATTGCAATCACTGAAACGCCTGAAAATATTCAAATTGAAACAGGGCTAATTTCCGTATTTATTCCCCGACGCGGAGATTCCCTGATTGATAGCCTGTTATATAAAGGAACTAAAGTAGGAGAAAAAGCGCGTCTGATTTGTAATACTCAAAGCGAGCCGATTCAAGAAAATACATCTCAAATATCTTTTACTCATTACATAGGGGAAATAAAATCAGTAACCATAGAACGTCTGGGCGCTGTACGGGCACTTGTAAAGTTGGAAGGGATACATCGGAATAGGAAGAATAACCGTGAGTGGCTTCCTTTTGTGGTACGTCTTTATTTTTATGGTGGCAGTGAACAGATCAAAATGGTACATAGTTTCGTCTATGACGGAGATCAGGAGAAAGATTTCATTCGTAGTTTGGGTATCCGTTTCGACGTTCCTATGCGTGAAGCTCTGTATAATCGTCATATTGCTTTCTCGTGTGCAGATGGAGGAGTGTGGAGCGAGCCGGTACAACCATTGGTAGGGCGTCGCATACTCACTTTAAATAAGGCAGATAATTTAAATAAGACAGATAATAAGAAAAACAGTAATAAAAAGAAGGATGCACAACAGAAGCCAACAGATGAATCCTCCCTGCAAGAGCAGCAAATGGAAGGCAAACGTATTCCGCCTTATGAATCTTTCGATGAAAAGAACCGCTCTCTGCTCGATAACTGGGCTTCATGGAATGATTACCGTCTGTCTCAACTCACTGCCGATGCTTTCTCCATTCGTAAACGTGCCAATAACGATAATCCCTGGATAGGAACCTTTTCCGGCACACGTAGCGATGGATATACTTTTGTCGGAGATATTACCGGAGGATTAGGACTTTGTATGCATGACTTTTGGCAGTCTTATCCCTCTTCTATTGAAATCTCAGACGCACGAACCCCGGTAGCTACCCTTACCGCCTGGTTGTGGAGCCCGGAGTCCGAGCCTATGGATTTGCGGCATTATGATCGTATAGCTCATGACCTGAATGCCAGCTATGAAGATGTTCAGGAAGGCATGAGCACGCCATACGGTATTGCCCGTACCACTACGTTTACACTGATCCCACAAAGTGGTTATACCGGGAAAAAGGCTTTTGCTGATTATGCCAAACAGTTTTCTAGCCCTAGTCTGTTAATGCCAACCCCGAATTATCTTCATGCCCGCCAAGCTTTCGGGATATGGAGTCTCCCTGACCGTACCACTCCATTCCGTACTCGTGTAGAAGACCGCTTGGATGCTTATATTGACTTCTATCAGAAAGCAATCGAACAAAACAAGTGGTACGGTTTCTGGAATTATGGTGATGTAATGCACGCTTATGACCCCGTTCGTCATACCTGGCGTTACGATGTCGGAGGATTTGCCTGGGACAATACGGAACTGGCTTCTAATATGTGGCTATGGTATAATTTCCTGCGTACCGGGCGTATGGATATCTGGCGTATGGCAGAAGCTATGACGCGTCATACGGGTGAAGTGGATGTCTACCATATCGGCCCCAATGCCGGATTAGGCAGTCGGCATAATGTAAGTCATTGGGGATGCGGAGCAAAAGAAGCGCGAATCAGCCAGGCCGCCTGGAACCGTTTCTACTATTACCTTACTACGGACGAACGTTGCGGTGATTTAATGACTGAAGTGAAGGATGCCGACCACAAACTCTATGAACTGGACCCTATGCGCCTGGCCCAACCTCGCAGTGAATATCCTTGTACTGCTCCCGCTCGTTTGCGTATCGGTCCCGACTGGCTGGCTTATGCCGGTAATTGGATGACAGAATGGGAGCGCACAGGTAACACTGCTTATCGTGATAAAATAAAAGCCGGAATGAAAAGCATTGCCGCCCTGCCTAACCGCCTTTTTACCGGTCCCAAAGCTCTAGGATTTGATCCGTCAACAGGGATTATCACAACCGAATGTGACCCCAAACTGGAAACAACCAACCATTTAATGACGATTATGGGCGGATTTGAGATAGCCAATGAAATGATGCGTATGATTGATATACCCGAATGGAAAGACGCCTGGCTTGACCATGCTGCACGTTACAAGAAGAAAGCATGGGAACTTAGCCATAGCCGTTTTCGTGTTTCCCGCCTGATGGCTTACGCAGCTTATCACTTGCGTAATACCCAAATGGCTGAAGAAGCCTGGAAAGATTTGTTTACCCGGTTGGAACATACACCTGCACCGCCTTTCCGCATCACTACCATACTTCCGCCGGAAGTACCGTCTCCATTAGATGAATGTACGAGCATCAGCACGAATGATGCCGCTCTTTGGAGTCTGGATGCTATTTATATGCAGGAGGTTATTCCAATAGATAACTGA
- a CDS encoding rhamnogalacturonan lyase, with product MKCISAFLSLCMIAAFVVAQPNYDFSKLKREHLGRGVIAIRENPSTVVVSWRYLSSDPMDESFDVYRNGRKLNKRPIRNATFFQDTYKGKEAVLYTVKTVKSKRESSYQLPSDAPAGYLNIPLNRPENGTTPSGQSYSYAPNDVSIGDVDGDGEYEIILKWDPSNAHDNSHDGYTGEVYLDCYKLKGKHLWRINLGRNIRAGAHYTQFMVFDLDGDGKAEVVMKTADGTVDGKGKVIGDAQADYRNEQGRILTGPEYLTVFNGLTGEAMQTIDYVPERGNLMDWGDNCGNRSDRFLACVAYLDGIHPSVVMCRGYYTRTVLAAYDWNGKELKERWIFDSNHLGCEDYAGQGNHNLRVGDVDGDRCDEIIYGSCAIDHNGKGLYTTKMGHGDAIHLTHFDPSRKGLQVWDCHENKRDGSTYRDAATGEILFQIKDSTDVGRCMAADIDPTHPGVEMWSLASGGIRNIKGEVVKADVRGLSCNMAVWWDGDLLRELLDRNIISKYNWKKGVCERIAIFEGALSNNGTKATPCLQGDIVGDWREEVLLRTADNTALRLYVSTILTDYRFHTFLEDPVYRISIATQNVAYNQPTQLGFYFGPDLQGTLFRGCKIPKK from the coding sequence ATGAAATGCATAAGTGCTTTTTTAAGTTTGTGTATGATAGCTGCTTTTGTAGTGGCGCAGCCGAACTATGACTTTTCGAAATTGAAACGCGAACATTTAGGACGCGGGGTAATTGCCATCAGAGAGAATCCTTCTACCGTTGTCGTGTCTTGGCGTTATCTGTCCTCCGATCCGATGGACGAATCTTTTGATGTTTATAGAAACGGCAGAAAGTTAAACAAGCGCCCGATAAGGAATGCGACTTTCTTTCAAGATACATATAAAGGTAAGGAAGCCGTGCTTTATACCGTCAAAACTGTCAAATCGAAAAGGGAAAGCAGTTATCAGTTACCGTCCGATGCTCCGGCTGGTTATCTGAACATCCCGCTGAATCGTCCTGAAAACGGAACGACTCCCTCCGGACAAAGTTATTCTTATGCTCCTAATGATGTCAGCATTGGCGATGTGGACGGTGACGGGGAATATGAGATTATCTTGAAATGGGATCCGTCGAACGCACACGATAATTCGCATGACGGTTACACCGGAGAGGTCTACCTCGACTGTTATAAATTGAAAGGAAAACATTTGTGGCGCATCAATCTGGGACGTAATATACGTGCCGGTGCACACTACACTCAGTTTATGGTGTTTGACCTCGATGGCGATGGTAAAGCGGAAGTAGTAATGAAAACCGCCGACGGAACAGTGGACGGAAAAGGTAAAGTGATTGGAGATGCGCAAGCTGACTATCGGAATGAACAGGGACGTATTTTGACCGGACCGGAATATCTGACTGTCTTCAACGGACTGACAGGAGAAGCGATGCAAACAATTGATTACGTACCGGAAAGAGGAAACCTGATGGATTGGGGAGACAATTGTGGTAATCGTAGTGACCGCTTTTTGGCTTGCGTTGCCTATCTCGACGGTATCCATCCTAGTGTTGTGATGTGTCGTGGATATTATACCCGTACAGTATTGGCAGCATACGACTGGAATGGAAAGGAACTGAAAGAACGCTGGATTTTCGATAGTAACCACCTTGGTTGTGAAGACTATGCCGGACAAGGTAATCATAACCTTCGGGTAGGTGACGTAGATGGTGACAGATGCGATGAGATTATCTACGGCTCGTGTGCCATCGACCATAACGGCAAAGGATTGTACACAACGAAGATGGGACATGGAGACGCGATTCATCTGACTCATTTCGATCCTTCCCGCAAAGGGTTGCAAGTATGGGACTGTCACGAAAACAAGCGTGACGGAAGTACATACAGAGATGCGGCAACCGGAGAAATACTTTTCCAGATAAAAGATAGTACAGATGTCGGGCGTTGCATGGCGGCTGATATTGACCCGACCCATCCGGGCGTTGAAATGTGGTCTCTTGCTTCCGGAGGAATAAGAAATATAAAAGGAGAAGTGGTGAAAGCCGATGTCAGAGGATTGTCATGTAATATGGCTGTCTGGTGGGACGGTGATTTACTGCGCGAACTGCTGGATAGAAATATAATCAGCAAATATAATTGGAAGAAAGGAGTATGTGAGCGTATAGCCATTTTCGAAGGAGCTCTTTCCAACAACGGAACGAAGGCAACACCTTGTCTGCAAGGAGATATTGTAGGCGACTGGCGGGAAGAAGTACTGTTGCGCACAGCCGATAATACCGCTTTGCGGCTTTATGTCTCTACCATTCTCACTGATTACCGCTTCCACACCTTTTTGGAGGATCCTGTTTATCGCATCAGTATCGCTACCCAGAACGTAGCCTACAACCAGCCGACACAACTGGGATTCTACTTTGGACCGGATTTGCAGGGAACCCTATTCAGAGGATGTAAAATACCTAAAAAATAA
- a CDS encoding glycoside hydrolase family 88 protein, with product MKKSLLSFFTATLLCLMTGKPVMAQELLAQKETLETIVKVNDYFMKKYADYTLPSFYGRVRPSNIWTRGVYYEGLMALYGIYPREDYYKYAYDWADFHKWGMRNGNTTRNADDHCCGQTYIDLYNICPSDPNMIRNIKASIDMVVNTPQVNDWWWIDAIQMAMPIYAKFGKMTGEQKYYDKMWDMYSYTRNVHGEAGMYNPKDCLWWRDHDFDPPYKEPNGEDCYWSRGNGWVYAALVRVLNEIPANETHRQDYINDFLAMSKALKKCQREDGFWNVSLHDPTNFGGKETSGTALFVYGMAWGVRNGLLDRKEYLPVLLKAWNAMVKDAVHPNGFLGYVQGTGKEPKDGQPVTYKSVPDFEDYGVGCFLLAGTEVYKLK from the coding sequence ATGAAGAAATCACTACTCTCATTCTTTACAGCAACTCTTCTTTGTCTTATGACAGGAAAGCCGGTCATGGCACAAGAGTTACTTGCACAAAAAGAGACTTTAGAGACTATCGTAAAAGTAAACGACTACTTTATGAAAAAGTATGCCGACTACACATTGCCTTCTTTCTATGGCAGAGTTCGTCCAAGCAATATATGGACGAGAGGCGTATATTATGAAGGATTAATGGCTCTGTATGGCATTTATCCTCGTGAAGATTATTATAAGTATGCCTACGATTGGGCTGATTTTCACAAATGGGGAATGAGAAACGGCAATACCACCCGTAACGCAGACGACCACTGTTGCGGACAAACTTATATTGACTTATATAATATATGTCCGTCCGATCCGAATATGATCCGGAATATAAAAGCAAGTATCGATATGGTAGTCAACACTCCGCAGGTGAACGATTGGTGGTGGATTGACGCTATCCAGATGGCAATGCCAATCTACGCAAAGTTTGGAAAAATGACCGGTGAACAGAAATACTACGATAAGATGTGGGATATGTATTCTTACACTCGTAACGTGCACGGAGAAGCCGGAATGTATAATCCTAAAGATTGCCTATGGTGGCGCGATCATGATTTTGATCCTCCTTACAAAGAACCGAATGGAGAGGATTGCTACTGGAGTCGTGGAAATGGCTGGGTATATGCAGCTCTTGTACGGGTATTGAATGAAATCCCTGCCAATGAAACACATCGCCAAGATTATATAAATGATTTTCTCGCTATGAGCAAGGCACTCAAAAAATGTCAGCGTGAAGATGGTTTCTGGAATGTGAGTCTTCATGATCCGACGAACTTCGGAGGTAAAGAGACTTCCGGGACAGCACTGTTTGTATACGGTATGGCTTGGGGAGTGCGCAACGGACTGCTCGACCGTAAAGAATATCTTCCCGTCCTTTTAAAAGCATGGAACGCTATGGTGAAAGATGCCGTACATCCGAACGGATTCTTGGGATATGTGCAGGGAACAGGCAAAGAGCCTAAAGACGGACAGCCGGTTACTTATAAGAGTGTGCCCGACTTTGAAGACTACGGAGTCGGTTGTTTCCTACTTGCCGGAACAGAAGTTTATAAATTAAAATAA
- a CDS encoding rhamnogalacturonan acetylesterase: MKNKLFPYICWLTAITFSLQLQAQNKVSAPMADVNLVIDNTLDSLNKARTSRPEAGSSRKGDNPVLFLVGNSTMRTGTLGNGNNGQWGWGYYAADYFDSNRITVENHALGGTSSRTFYNRLWPDVIKGVRPGDWVIIELGHNDNGPYDSGRARASIPGIGNDTLNVTIKETGVKETVYTYGEYMRRFIQDVKAKGAHPILFSLTPRNAWEDKDSTIITRVNKTFGLWAKQVAEEQHVPFIDLNDITARKFEKFGKNKVKYMFYIDRIHTSAFGAKVNAESAADGIRAYEGLELANYLKPVEKDTVTGSSRKEGRPVLFTIGDSTVRNEDKDKNGMWGWGSVIADEFNLNKISVENRAMAGRSARTFLDEGRWDKVYNALQPGDFVLIQFGHNDAGDINAGKARAELRGSGEESKVFLMEKTGKYQVIYTFGWYLRKFIMDVQEKGAIPIVLSHTPRNKWKDGKIERNTESFGKWTREAAEATGAYFIDLNKISADKLEKKGVKKAATYYNHDHTHTSLKGAHMNAKSIAEGLKKTDCPLKEYLK; the protein is encoded by the coding sequence ATGAAAAACAAATTATTCCCGTATATATGTTGGCTGACAGCCATTACATTCAGTTTGCAACTGCAAGCACAAAATAAAGTTTCCGCTCCTATGGCAGATGTCAATCTGGTAATTGACAACACGCTGGACAGCCTGAACAAAGCACGTACCTCGCGACCGGAAGCCGGTTCGAGCCGGAAAGGTGACAACCCTGTTCTGTTCTTGGTAGGTAACTCTACCATGCGTACCGGAACCTTAGGAAACGGCAATAACGGACAATGGGGCTGGGGCTATTATGCAGCTGATTATTTCGACTCTAACCGGATTACGGTAGAGAATCATGCGTTGGGCGGAACCAGTAGCCGTACTTTCTATAACCGTTTATGGCCGGATGTAATCAAAGGAGTCCGCCCGGGAGACTGGGTTATCATCGAATTGGGGCACAATGACAACGGCCCATACGACAGCGGACGTGCCCGTGCTTCCATTCCCGGAATTGGCAACGACACGCTGAACGTGACAATCAAAGAAACCGGAGTGAAAGAAACCGTATATACCTACGGGGAATATATGCGTCGTTTCATTCAGGATGTAAAAGCCAAAGGTGCTCATCCTATCCTATTCTCGCTTACTCCCCGCAATGCTTGGGAAGATAAAGACAGCACCATCATCACACGTGTCAACAAAACTTTCGGATTGTGGGCAAAGCAGGTGGCAGAAGAACAGCATGTTCCTTTTATTGATTTGAATGATATCACTGCCCGCAAATTTGAAAAGTTCGGCAAGAATAAGGTGAAATATATGTTTTATATCGACCGTATCCACACCAGTGCTTTCGGTGCTAAGGTAAATGCAGAATCCGCTGCCGACGGAATACGTGCATATGAAGGGCTGGAATTGGCCAATTATCTGAAGCCTGTTGAGAAAGATACAGTGACAGGTTCCAGTCGGAAAGAGGGACGTCCGGTATTGTTTACTATCGGAGACAGTACGGTCCGAAATGAAGATAAAGACAAAAACGGTATGTGGGGTTGGGGAAGCGTAATTGCCGACGAGTTCAATCTAAATAAAATTTCTGTAGAAAATCGTGCGATGGCAGGACGTAGTGCACGTACTTTCCTCGATGAAGGTCGCTGGGACAAGGTATACAATGCTTTGCAACCGGGGGATTTCGTCCTCATTCAGTTCGGGCATAATGATGCAGGAGATATTAATGCAGGAAAGGCCCGTGCCGAATTACGTGGTTCCGGTGAAGAAAGCAAAGTATTTCTAATGGAAAAGACTGGTAAGTATCAGGTAATTTATACGTTTGGCTGGTATCTTCGGAAGTTCATCATGGATGTTCAGGAGAAAGGTGCCATTCCCATCGTTCTAAGTCATACACCACGCAACAAATGGAAAGACGGAAAGATAGAACGCAACACTGAGTCTTTTGGCAAGTGGACACGCGAAGCTGCCGAAGCCACCGGAGCTTACTTTATCGACCTGAACAAAATCAGTGCTGATAAACTTGAAAAGAAGGGTGTGAAGAAAGCTGCGACTTACTACAACCACGACCATACACATACTTCTCTGAAAGGAGCGCACATGAACGCGAAAAGTATTGCGGAAGGGCTGAAAAAGACAGATTGTCCGTTGAAGGAATATTTGAAGTAA